Proteins from a genomic interval of Medicago truncatula cultivar Jemalong A17 chromosome 3, MtrunA17r5.0-ANR, whole genome shotgun sequence:
- the LOC112420107 gene encoding uncharacterized protein, with protein sequence MAFIEPVVDAPSNVAAEAMPVEKDLELQRQEVHPSLNIQHGLELWERVREYDARAAAEASATKEELLPVLTRNQKQKLKADLTNLQGCFQGPWLFVGDFNFILGAHEKRGRRPPPPLSCEDFLNWTNANVLHHLPTLGSFFTWSNGRFGMENVALRLDRAVCNEVWVNFWRQSTCSALVRHQSDQHPLLLSLVFSSVQHASPFKFFKVWTSHVDCRNLVTEVWSKEVRGRGMLRLQAKLRNVKNSFKAWNRNVFGDVDRQVRLAVDEVNRIQLLIDTEGFSDTLYLQDLEAQMLLTNALNVQEQFWKEKARNQHFIQGDRNTAYFHRVSKIRAATNSISLLQDGDNILSEPSDIELHILSYFQGIFSMDNNCGQNTLVDEIIPALVTEEDNQMLMRFPLSNEIKEAVFALNADGAPGPDGFGGHFYQTFWDVVGSVVVQSIQAFFLHGLVPLNINSSMIVLIPKIQGARAMGDYRPIALANFQFKIITKILADRLACITSRIISVEQRGFVRDRNISDCVIIASEAINSLDKRQYGGNIAIKVDISKAFDTLDWNFLIDVLNNFGFSATFINWILAILHSARLSILINGNAVGFFSCTRGVQQGDPLSPLLFCLAEEVLSRAISISSTRGRLTPISYCRGSFIPTHVLYADDIMIFCTGLKSNIRELLRISQRYSEVSGQVINNAKSRFYTGAMSGTRTHMIASLLGFSVGTVPFQYLGCTIFQGKPKAIHFRGIIDKIKNKLATWKGRILSIMGRVQLVKSIIHGMLVYSFHVYLWPRRLLRLLDSWLEKFIWSGDVHTRKVCTVAWKVLCRPWNEGGLDIKPTRLINEALILKLSWDLLATDSQWSNLLKWRYFSNVGSGDSINFWTDNWLGAPLVELLNLDKEFHGHLTGKLSEAIINGALLLPTIIAASGDIQARMDSIVLPSSPLSDLFVWQPSSDGSLSSKHAFAFLCPRATLVPWAEVIWSAANPPSVSFLYWRIHHGKMPTDDNIRTHGCIVMSVCSLCLQDYETTEHLFLSCAFASRLWDLIGSRLNRVVDASSFDSLLSCRPASCFSQVADIFLAAILHTLHSIWWARNATRFSVFQPSLHSAKVRIHSSIALSGSASKGKCMTSDYSFLDSFMVPHHNRRTKDMLLVFWKAPSSPWLKVNTDGSVLGGHAACGGICRDYLGTFRGAFCCNIGIQSVFYSEVLGFIIAIEFAACKGWRHIWLESDSTSALLVFSNPLLVPIMLRNKWHNARRLGVQVIASHIFREGNCCADKLASLGHSSVGQVWLDILPTDLYLEFFRDRCRLPNYRLP encoded by the exons ATGGCTTTCATTGAACCTGTGGTTGACGCACCTTCTAATGTGGCAGCTGAGGCTATGCCCGTGGAGAAGGACCTTGAATTGCAACGACAAGAGGTTCACCCTAGCCTAAACATTCAACATGGCCTTGAATTATGGGAACGGGTCCGTGAATATGATGCTAGAGCTGCAGCTGAAGCTAGTGCCACTAAAGAGGAATTATTGCCGGTTCTCACACGCAATCAGAAGCAAAAGCTTAAG GCTGATCTTACTAACCTTCAAGGATGCTTCCAAGGTCCGTGGCTTTTTGTGGGggactttaattttattttaggtgcTCATGAAAAACGAGGCAGGCGACCTCCGCCACCTTTGTCTTGTGAAGATTTTTTAAACTGGACGAATGCAAATGTTTTACATCATCTCCCTACTTTGGGCTCTTTTTTCACTTGGTCTAATGGTCGTTTCGGCATGGAAAATGTGGCCCTTCGCCTAGATAGGGCAGTCTGTAATgaggtttgggtgaatttttggcGCCAATCTACTTGCTCTGCTTTAGTTCGACATCAGTCTGATCAGCATCCTCTTTTGCTCTCCCTTGTTTTCTCCTCTGTTCAACACGCCAGCCCTTTCAAATTCTTTAAGGTTTGGACATCACATGTGGACTGTCGGAATTTGGTGACTGAAGTTTGGTCTAAGGAGGTTAGAGGTAGGGGTATGTTGCGGTTACAGGCTAAGCTCCGAAATGttaaaaattcttttaaggcTTGGAATCGCAATGTTTTTGGTGATGTAGATAGACAAGTGAGACTAGCGGTGGATGAAGTAAATCGTATTCAACTTTTAATTGACACTGAAGGCTTTTCTGATACTCTTTATTTGCAGGATTTAGAAGCACAAATGCTCTTAACAAATGCCTTAAATGTACAGGAACAATTTTGGAAGGAAAAGGCGCGCAACCAACATTTTATTCAGGGTGACCGTAACACTGCTTACTTTCACCGAGTATCTAAAATCCGGGCAGCCACCAACTCTATTTCTTTGTTGCAAGATGGTGATAATATTCTCTCGGAGCCTTCGGATATAGAGTTGCATATTCTATCTTACTTTCAGGGTATTTTCAGCATGGATAATAACTGTGGTCAGAATACTTTAGTGGATGAGATCATTCCAGCGCTAGTTACGGAGGAGGACAATCAAATGCTTATGCGTTTTCCTTTGTCGAATGAAATCAAGGAAGCGGTTTTTGCTCTAAATGCGGATGGGGCACCAGGACCGGATGGGTTTGGAGGTCATTTTTACCAAACCTTTTGGGATGTTGTGGGGAGTGTTGTGGTTCAATCCATTCAAGCATTTTTCCTTCATGGTTTGGTTCCTCTTAATATTAATTCCAGCATGATTGTGTTGATTCCAAAGATTCAAGGCGCGCGGGCTATGGGTGACTACCGTCCTATTGCTCTTGCGAATTTTCAGTTcaaaataataactaaaatttTAGCTGATAGGCTTGCTTGCATAACGTCGCGCATCATATCTGTTGAGCAGCGAGGTTTTGTTAGAGACCGTAATATTTCTGACTGTGTCATTATAGCATCTGAGGCTATCAACTCTCTTGATAAACGCCAGTATGGTGGTAATATAGCTATTAAGGTTGACATCTCCAAAGCTTTCGACACTCTAGATTGGAATTTCCTGATTGATGTGCTTAACAACTTCGGTTTCTCTGCTACTTTCATCAACTGGATACTTGCTATTCTTCACTCTGCTCGTTTATCCATTTTAATTAATGGTAATGCGGTTGGATTTTTCTCTTGCACCCGTGGGGTTCAGCAGGGAGATCCTCTTTCCCCTCTTTTATTTTGTCTTGCAGAGGAGGTTCTTAGTAGAGCTATTTCTATCTCTTCTACCAGGGGGCGCCTTACTCCTATCTCTTATTGTCGGGGATCTTTTATTCCGACTCATGTGCTGTATGCAGAcgatattatgattttttgcaCAGGGCTGAAGAGTAATATTAGAGAGCTTCTCCGTATTTCTCAGAGATACTCAGAGGTGTCTGGTCAGGTTATAAACAACGCAAAAAGCAGGTTCTATACAGGAGCTATGTCGGGAACTCGGACACACATGATTGCTTCTTTGCTGGGTTTCTCGGTGGGAACTGTTCCTTTTCAGTATCTTGGTTGCACTATTTTCCAAGGCAAACCAAAAGCAATTCACTTCCGCGGGATTatcgataaaataaaaaataaattggcaACTTGGAAAGGTCGTATTTTGTCAATTATGGGACGGGTGCAGCTAGTTAAATCAATAATTCATGGCATGCTTGTGTACTCTTTTCATGTGTATCTCTGGCCTAGAAGGTTATTGCGGCTTTTGGACTCGTGGTTAGAAAAATTCATTTGGAGTGGTGATGTTCATACCAGGAAAGTTTGCACGGTGGCTTGGAAAGTTTTGTGTCGACCTTGGAATGAAGGTGGGTTGGATATCAAGCCTACGCGTTTGATTAATGAAGCGCTAATTCTTAAATTGTCTTGGGATTTACTTGCTACGGATTCTCAATGGTCTAACCTCTTAAAATGGCGGTACTTCTCCAATG TGGGCAGCGGTGATAGCATCAATTTTTGGACGGATAATTGGTTAGGTGCTCCGTTGGTGGAGTTgttgaatttagacaaggaatTTCACGGTCATCTCACAGGTAAACTTTCCGAAGCTATTATTAATGGTGCCTTGTTATTGCCTACGATTATAGCAGCTTCTGGTGACATTCAGGCCCGAATGGATAGCATCGTTTTACCCTCCAGTCCGCTGTCGGATTTGTTTGTTTGGCAGCCTTCTTCTGATGGCTCCCTTTCTTCCAAGCACGCCTTCGCTTTTTTGTGCCCGCGTGCCACTTTGGTGCCTTGGGCGGAAGTCATTTGGAGTGCTGCCAATCCGCCCtctgtttcttttctttattgGCGGATTCATCATGGGAAAATGCCCACTGACGACAACATTCGAACCCATGGATGCATTGTGATGTCGGTTTGTAGTTTGTGCTTGCAAGATTATGAAACAACTGAGCATCTTTTCCTTTCTTGCGCCTTTGCTTCCCGTCTTTGGGATTTGATTGGCTCTAGGCTGAATCGTGTTGTTGACGCATCCTCCTTTGATTCCCTGCTGTCTTGTCGTCCAGCGAGTTGCTTCTCCCAAGTGGCCGACATTTTTTTAGCAGCAATCTTGCATACTCTTCATTCTATTTGGTGGGCTCGCAATGCTACCCGTTTCTCTGTGTTCCAGCCCTCATTACACTCAGCTAAGGTACGTATCCACTCTTCTATTGCTTTGTCTGGGTCGGCCTCTAAAGGTAAATGCATGACTTCGGATTACTCCTTTCTGGATTCGTTCATGGTGCCACATCATAACCGTCGTACCAAGGATATGCTATTGGTTTTTTGGAAGGCGCCGTCCTCCCCTTGGTTAAAGGTTAACACGGATGGCTCAGTGTTAGGAGGGCACGCTGCTTGTGGGGGTATTTGTCGTGATTATCTGGGTACTTTTAGAGGAGCTTTTTGTTGTAATATTGGTATTCAGTCCGTTTTTTATTCGGAGGTGCTGGGTTTTATTATCGCTATTGAGTTTGCAGCTTGTAAAGGGTGGCGGCACATCTGGTTGGAAAGCGATTCCACTAGCGCTTTGTTGGTTTTCTCTAACCCTTTGTTGGTTCCTATTATGCTTAGAAACAAATGGCACAATGCTCGTCGTCTCGGAGTTCAGGTTATAGCATCTCATATTTTTCGTGAAGGAAACTGTTGTGCAGACAAACTAGCCTCTTTGGGGCACTCCAGTGTTGGTCAAGTCTGGTTAGACATCCTTCCTACTGATTTGTATCTAGAATTCTTTCGGGATCGATGCAGGCTTCCTAATTACAGGCTTCCTTAA